Part of the Crossiella cryophila genome, AGCTCGGTCAGCCAGGTTCTGGCCAGTGCGGCGGCCTCGTTGTGGGTGAGGCGGGTGCGGTCGTAGGAGAGGGTGGTGGTGAGCACTGGGCCGTCGGGGGTTTCCTCGGTGAGGGCGTTGAGTTCCAGGACGTGGGTGGGGGTCATCCGGGGGTCCTGGGCGCCGCCGAAGGCTCGTACCGGGAACTCGCCGTCGCCGACGCCGAAGCGGCCTAGGTAGTTGAACAGCACCTGCGGGGCCGGGGCGTCGGCGAAGGCGCCGCCGACGTGGCGCAGCAGGCCGTAGCCGAGTCCGTCGCCGGGGGTGGCGGCGAGTTGTTCCTTGACCTGCTTGATCGAGGCGGCCGGGTCGGCGGCGGGGATGAGGGCGACCGGGTGCAGGTCGGTGAACCAGCCGATGGTGCGGGAGAGTTCCGCGCCGGGCACCGCCTCCTGTTCGCGGCCGTGGTTCTCCACCTCCAGCAGCACCGGCGCCAGTGGGGTGTCCCGCCAGCTGTTGAGGGCGCGGGCGGCGGCGGTGAGCAGGACCTCGTGCACGCCGGTGTGGAAGGCCCTGGGCACGGTGGTGAGCAGGGCTTCGGTGGCCTCGGCAGGCAGCGTGACGATGAGGTCGCCGCGGCCGGTCGCACCGGTGGGGGCGCCGAGTCTGGGGTCCGCGGTCGCCAGGACCTGCTGCCAGTGCTCCTTCTCGACCGAGCGGTCGGCTGCGGTGAGTGCGGTGGCCCAGCGGTGGAAGGAGGTGTGCGGGCGGGACAGCGGCTGACCGGCCCAGGCGGTGGCGAGGTCGTCGGCCAGGATCCGCCAGGACACGCCGTCCACCACCAGGTGGTTGGCCACCAGCAGCAGGCGGCCGGGTGCGCCGGGCTGCCAGATCGCGCCGAAGACCTTGCCCTGGGCCGGATCCAGCCAGGACACCAGGTCCGCGTAGTGGTTGTCCGGGTCGTCCTCGACCTGGCGCAGGAACACCGGGGCGGACTCGGACACGTGTAGTCGCCAGTGCTCGTCCAGGCGGGCGCGCAGTAGGTCGTGACTGTCCACAACGGACTGGAGCAGGTCGGTCAGGCGGTCGGCGGTCAGGTTGGCGGGTGTGTGCAGCAACACCCACTGGTGGTAGCCGTCGATCGGACTTTCCTGGGCGGCCAGCCAGCGCAACATCGGCGTGAGCGGCACCGGGCCGACGTCGGCGGCATCCGTCTGTCCACTGTGGACTTCCTCGGCGACCTCGGCCAGTGCCGCGGCGGTGCGGTGGGTGAAGACCTCGCGCGGGCTGATCAGCAGTCCGGCGGCGCGGGCCCTGGCCACGAGCTGGATGGCCAGGATGCTGTCCCCGCCCAGGCTGAAGAAGCTGTCCGCCACGCCGACCTCGGCCAGGCCGAGCACCTCGGCGAACAGCGCGCACAGCCGGCGTTCCCGGTCGGTGCGCGGGGTGCGGGAGAGGTCAGCGGCGACGCCGTAGTCGGGGGCGGGCAGGGCACGGCGGTCGGCTTTGCCGTTGCGGGTCAACGGGATCTGCGGCAGCACCACCACCGCGGCCGGCACCATGTGCTCGGGCAGCAGGTCCGCGAGGTGGGCGCGCAGCGTGAGCGGGTCGAGTGCCGCGGACCCCTTGGGCACCGCGTAGCCGACCAGGCGTTTGTCGCCGGGGTTGTCCTCGCGGACCACCACCACGGCCTGGGCGACCTCGGGGTGGCGGCCGAGGGCGGCCTCGATCTCGCCGAGTTCGATCCGGAAGCCGCGGATCTTGACCTGGTCGTCGGCGCGGCCCAGGTACTGCAGACTGCCGTCCTCGGTCCAGCGGGCCAGGTCGCCACTGCGGTACAGCCGCTCCCCCGGCGCGCCGAACGGGTCCGGCACGAACCGGGCGGCGGTCAGCTCGGGCCGGTTGAGGTAGCCGGGGGCCACGCCGGGCCCGGCCACGTGGATCTCCCCCGGCATGCCGGGCGGCACCAGTTCGCCGTTCGCATCCAGGAGGTAGACCCGCAGGTCGTCGATGGCCCGGCCGATCAGGCTGCCCGCCCCCGGCACGCAGTCGGCGCGGCTGAGCGCGAGCTGGGTGACGTGCACCGTGGTCTCGGTGATGCCGTACATGTTGACCAGCACCGGCGCGTCCTCGGGATGCCGGTCGTACCAGTCGGCGAGCCGGGTCAGCTCCAGTGCCTCGCCGCCGAAGGTGACCGCGCGCAAGGCCAGTCGCGCGCCCAGTTCGGGTTCGGCCCGGTCGGCGGCGATGAGCTGGTAGAAGGCGGACGGGGTCTGGCTGAGGATGGTGACCCGCTCCTCGACCAGCAGGCGCAGGAACTCCGGTGCGGAGCGGGTCACCGCGTGCGGGACCACGACCAGGCGGGCGCCGTGCAGCAGCGGGCCCCAGATCTCCCAGACGGAGAAGTCGAAGGCGTAGGAGTGGAACATCGTCCACACGTCCCCGGCGTGGAAGCCGTAGAGCCGCTGGGTCGCGGTGAACAGGCGCACGACGTTGTGGTGCGGGATCGGCACGCCCTTGGGGTTGCCGGTGGAGCCCGAGGTGTAGATGACGTAGGCCGGGTCGGCTGGGGTCAGTGGCCGGGTCCGCTCGGCGTCGGTGATCGGGGTGCCGGGCAGGGCGGACAGGGCCAGCCGGACGTCCTCGGCGTGCAGCGGGAGTGCGCCGGGCAGTGACTCGTCGGGGGCCAGCACCAGTGCGGGTTTGGCGTCGTCGAGCAGGTAGCGCACCCGTTCGGCCGGGTAGCCGGTGTCGATGGGCAGGTAGGCGGCACCGGAGTTGAGCACGGCGAGCATCGCGGTGATCAGGTCCAGGGAGCGTGGGAAGGCCAGGCCGACCAGGTCGCCGGGGCCGACGCCGTCGGCGATCAGCAGGCGGGCCAGGCGGTTGGCGGCCTCGGCGAGTTCCCGGTAGGTCAGCGACTCGCCCTCGCAGCTGACCGCGATCCGGTCGGGGTGCTCGGCGGCGCGGGCGGCGACCAGGTCGGCCAGGGTGGCGGGCGGGCTGGTGGTGTGCCCGCCCGCCCAGTCGCCGAGCAGGCGGTCGCGTTCGGCGGCGCTGAGCACGTCGGCCGCGCCGATCGCGCGTTCGCCCAGTGCGCTGAACTCACGCAGGTAGCGCTGCAGGCGCTGTTCCAGCACGGCGACCTCGGGGCCGGTGTGCAGGGCCGGGTTGGCGTCCAGGGTGACTTCCAGGCCGTGGCCGTCGTTGCGGTCGTAGACGATCACCGACAGGTCGTCGGTCGCGGTGCCGGAGAGGTAGTGCGCCTTGGCCGGGGCTTCGCCGAAGCGGACGCCGTAGCTGAAGCGCATGATGTTGATCCGGGTGCAGAACAGCCGGTCCTCCTGGGTGAGCGCGCCCTGGTCGCGGCGCAGTCCGGCGTGCCCGTAGTGCTGGTGCGCCAGCACCTGCTTGACCCGCGCGGAGACGTGCGCGAGCACCTGCGGCACGGTCATCGACCGGTTCAGGGACAGGTGCAGCGGCACCACGTTGGCCGACATGCCCGGCGCGGACCGGGCGGCGCTGGAACCGCGGGCGGCAGTGGGCAGGCCGAGCACCTGCTCGCCGCGGCCGGTCATCCGGTGCAGGAAGGCGGCCACCGCGGCGATGATCACCGTGGTGGGCGAGGTGCCGGCGAGTTTGGCGGTGCGGGCCAGGTCCGCGGTGATCTCCGGCGGCACCTGGCTGGTGCTGCGCAGGGCCAGCCGGGCCGGGGCGGCCGGGCGGGTGGACAGGCTGACCGGTTCCGGCAGGCTGACCCCGTAGCCGGTCCAGAACTCGCGGTCCTTGGCCCACTGCGCGGAGCCCTGGTAGGCGGCATCGGCGGCCAGGAGCACCGACAGCGGCTGGAACGGGCTCTCGCCGGCGTCCAGGCCCTCGGCCAGGCGGGTGTAGATCTCCCCGGCGCGGCGGGCGAGCAGGGCCACGGTGTAGCCGTCGGCGACCAGGTGGTGGTAGCAGTGCACCCACAGGTGCCGGTCCTCGGCAAGGCGCAGCACGGTGAAGGTGAACAGCGGTCCCCTGGCCAGGTCGAACGGCCGTTCCAGCACCACCCGCAACCGTTCCTCGGCCATGCACGGGCGTTCCCGCAGGTCCACCACGTCCAGGGTGAGGTCCACCTCGGGCGCCACCGTCTGGTGCACGCCGTGCTCGTCGGCGGTGAAGGTGGCGCGCAGGCAGTCCGCCTCGGCCACCAGCAGGTGCAGGGTGCGCTCGAACAGGTCCAGGTCCAGCGGGCCGGTGATCTCCAGGTACTCGGCGACGTTGTGCGCGAGGCCGGTGGGGTCGAGCTGGTGGGCGTACCAGACACCGGTCTGGGCACTGCTCAGCGCGAGCGGGGTGGCACGGAACGCGGGCACGGCGAAACTCCCTCGACATGGCGTAATTGCGGCGGCAGAGCGTGGAGAGGAAGTCCGGACCTTTTCTCCCTGCGGTTACCGAGGCTATTCACCGCACCGAAATCCCAGAACCCACGAATTCCCTATGCGCCCCATCGCAGATCCAAATAGTTGCCCTGACCTGCGAAGTTCCCGCGAACTCGTCGGCGTGTTGGCCGTTGTCGTACACGGTGTTGGCCGAACTGGGACACCCATTCCGGCCAAGACACCGTCCATAACGGCCAACACACCGTACGACAACGGCCAACACGGTGGTGGGTGCGCGGCTAGGGTTGGCGGGTGTCTGATGACTGGGGCAGGGCTGATCTGAACCTGCTGCTCCCGCTGAACGCACTGCTCATCGAGCGCAATGTGACCAGGGCCGCGGAACGCATCAGCGTGGCCCAGCCGTCGATGAGCGCGATGCTGGCGAAACTGCGCAGGCATTTCGACGATCCGCTGCTCATCCGCGAGGGCAGGGGCATGGCGCTGACCCCGCTCGCGGAGTCGCTGGCCGGGCCGGTGCAGGCCGCGCTGGTGGCCGCGCGGGCGGTGCTCACCGCGGGCAGCCGCTTCGACCCGGCCACCGAGTCGCGCACCTTCAGCGTGCTGGCCAGCGACTACGCCGCCACCACGCTGCTGCGCCCCGCCCTGCGCGGATTGCTCACCGAGGCGCCGGGGGTGCGGCTGACCGTCGAGCCGCTGCGCGCCGACCTGGTGGAGGTGGTGCGCAGCGGCCGGTGCGATCTGCTGCTGTGGCCACTGCAACTGCCCGAGCAGGAGCTGCTCCAGTTCCCGCACACCCCGCTGTTCGAGGACGAGTTCATCGCCGTGGTGGACCGGGACAACCCGCTGACCGGACCGCTGACCAGGGCGGATCTGGCCAGGCTGCCCGCGGTGGAGGTCAACGGCGTCGGCGATCGGTGGGCCGTGCCCAGGGGCAAGCTGGCCGAGCAGGGGCTGCGCCAGCCCGCCGCGGTCACCGTGGAGTCCTTCACCCTTGGCCTGCAGATGGTGGCGGGCACGCACCTGATCACGCTGACCCAGCGACTGCTGTTCGAGGCGCTCGGGCCGGGCCTCGGACTGCGCGAGGTGCCGATGGCCGAGCCGGGACCGAAGCTGACCATCGCCGGGTTCTGGCACCCCAGGCAGGTGCTGGACCCGGCCAATCAGTGGCTGCGCGCGCACCTGGCCAGGGTGGCCGCCGGGCTGGGCGGCGTCAGGCCGTCTTGATCGCGCCGCCGTCGATGAGGTGGTCGGTGCCGGTGATGCTGCCCGCCAGCGGTGAGGCCAGGTAGCCGACCAGGGCGGCGACCTCCTCGGGCTCCACGAATCGGCCCGTGGTGAGCCCCAGTCCGGCGGGCAGCTGGGCCAGGAACTGCGCGTGCGGCACGCCAAGCGAGCGGGCCAGGTCCGCGCCGTAGCCGTCCGGGGCCTCCCACATCGAGGTGCGCACCGGGCCGGGGGAAATGGTGTTCACCCGCACGCCCAACGGGGTGACCTCCTCGGCCAGTGCCTTGCCGAACGCGGTCAGGGCGGCCTTGGCGGTGGTGTAGGGCATCGGCCCGGCGTGCGGCATCCGGGCGCCGTTGGAGGAGATGTTGACGATCACGCCCTTGCGCCGCAGCAGGCTGGGCAGGGCGGCGCGGGTGGTGCGGACCGCGCTGAAGAAGTTCAGCTCGAACAAACGCTGCCACAGCTCGTCGTCGAAGGTGGCGAAGCCGCCGGTCTGACCGCCGTCGCTGTCCCCGCCGCCGACGTTGTTGACCACCAGGTCGATCTCGCCCAGCTCGGCCAGCGCGCCCTCGACCAGCCGGGCCGGTCCGTCGGCGGCGGACAGGTCGACCGGGATCGCGACCGCCCCGGAGGCGGCCAGTTCCGGGGAGACGGTGCGCGAGCCCGCCACCACCCGCATGCCCTCGCCGATCAGCGTGGTGACGATGGCCAGCCCGATGCCCCGGCTGGCGCCGGTGACCAGGGCGGTCTTGCCGCTCAGTTGCATGTCCATCTAGCCAGCTCCTTCTAGTCGCATCCGTATAGACCCTGCTAGCGCTCTAGTTGCGACACTAATGTTGCAACTAGAGCGCGTCAAGGAGTCGCCCTGTACTGTTTCCCCGACAAGGAGGCTCGGTGACAGAGCAGGCTGGCTTGACTGGGCAGGAGTCGGCACGTCCGGCCGGGCGGGCGCGACGGGCGGATGCCGAACGCACCGTGCAGGCGATCCTGGAGGCGGCCGAGCGCGTGCTCAGCGCCGACCCCTCGGCCTCCATGGAGCAGATCGCCACCGCCGCCGGCGTGGCCAGGACCACCGTGCACCGCCGGTTCGCCACTCGCGACGTGCTGATCGACGAGCTGACCGCCTGGGCCGCCCAGCGCTTCGGCGAGGCGGTGCGCCGTGGCCGCCCGGAGACCGCGCCGCCACTGGTCGCGCTCTACCAGGTGACCGCGAACGTGCTGGAGGTCAAGATCGGCTGGGGGTTCGCGATGAGCCGGACCTCAGCGGCCGATTCCCAGGTCGCGGGCGTGCACACGGGCGTGCGTGAACAGTGCGACCGGCTCTTCCTGCGGGCCAGGGACGCCGGGTTGTTCCGGCCCGACGTCGATCTGGACTGGGCCCGCCGGGTCTACTACGCGCTCATCCACGAGGCGGCCCAGCAGCCCGAACCGACCGACACCGACACGCTGGCCACGCTGGTGGTCAACACCCTGCTCCGCGGGATCGGCGCGAGCGGCGGGCTCTGAACCGCCGCGCTCAGACCAGGAACCGGTAGGCGGTGGTGCCCGGCGCCACGTGCTGGATGTGCAGCGGGGACTCCTTCATCCGCGCCCACAGCCGGTCGTAGTCCTCGGCCCGGCTGATCTCGATGCCGACCAGCGCGGCCCCGGTCTCCCGGTTGTCCCGCTTCTGGTACTCGAAGAGCACCACGTCGTCGTCCGGGCCGAGCACGTCGTCCAGGAACCGGCGCAGCGCACCGGGTTCCTGGGGGAACTCGACCAGGAAGTAGTGCTTGAGGCCGCGGTGCACCAGTGAGCGCTCGACCACCTCGGCGTAGCGGCTCACGTCGTTGTTGCCGCCGGAGAGCAGGCACACCACGGTCTCGTCGGGTTCCACGGTGATCTCGCTGACCAGCGCGGCCGAGGCCAGCGCACCGGCGGGTTCGGCGATGATGCCGTCCACCTGGTAGAGGTCGAGCATCTCGGTGCACACCGCGCCCTCGGCCACGGTGAGCAGCTCGGCGCCGCTGTCCCGGACCATCGGGAAGGTCAGCTCGCCTGCCCGGCGCACGGCCGCGCCGTCGACGAAGGAGTCCACCTCGGGCAGGGTCACCGGTCCGCCACCGGCCAGCGCCGCGATCATGCTGGCCGCGCCCGCCGGTTCGACCCCGATCACCCTGGTGGCCGGGAAATGGTCCCGCAGCCAGGTGCCGACCCCGGCGAGCAGGCCGCCACCGCCGACCGGCACGATCACCACGTCCGGCGCGCCGCCGAGCTGACGCAGGATCTCCAGCCCGACGGTGCCCTGGCCGGCGATGGTGCGCGGATCGTCGAAGGCGGGCACCAGCACGGCGCCGGTGGCCGCGGCGTGTTCCTGGGCGAGTGCGGCCGCGTCGTCGTAGGTGTCCCCGTCCACCACCAGGCGGACCTTGCCCTGGCCGAGTGCCTCGATGCGGTCGCGCTTCTGCCGGGGCGTGGTCCGCGGCACGTGCACCCGGCCCTCGATGCCGAGGCGGCGGCAGGCGTAGGCCACGCCCTGGCCGTGGTTGCCTGCCGAGGCGCAGACCGCCCCGGCCCCGGTGAACTCGGTCTGGGAGAGCAGGTTGAACGCCCCGCGCAGCTTGTAGGAGCGCCCGACCTGGAGGTCCTCGCGCTTGAACCACACCCGCGCGCCGGTGCGCTCGGACAGCCGCTGGTTGACCTCCAGCGGTGTGGTGCGGGCGACCCCGTCCAGCCGTGCGGCGGCCGAGGAAACCTCTTCAGCGAAGGACATGGATCCCATTCTCGTGCAGGTCTGGCTGGGGTTTTGCCTGGTGTGGCGCGGGGCACCGTCCATTGTGCACCCGAGGGTGCGCCCGCTCACATGGTGATGATGGTGAAGACCGCGCCGTGCGGGTCGGTGAGCACCGCGGAGCGTCCGAGCACGGTGTCGGTGGGCCGTCCGGTGACCCGGCCGCCGAGCTGACCGGCCCGTTCGGCGGACTCGTCGCAGTCCCGGACGGCGAAGTAGGCCATCCAGTACGGCGTGGTGATCTCGGGGTGGCCGGGGCGCATGCCCGCGACCGTGCGGCCCTCGATCCGCCACTGGGAGTACTCGACGTCACCCAGCCGCCGGTCCCTGGCCTCCCAGCCGAACACCTCGCCGTAGAAGGCCTTGGAGCCGTCGGAGTCGCCGGTGCTCAGCTCGTTCCAGCAGAGCGTGCCGGACTCGTTGAACAGCTCGCAGCCGGGCATCTCCCCCGGCTCCCACACGCCGACCTCGGCCCCGGCCCGGTCGGTGAACACGCCGATCCGGCCGGTGTCGGCGACCTTCTTGGCCGGGAAGAGGACCTGGCCGCCCGCTGGTTCGACCCTGGCGGTGGTGGCCTCGGCGTCGTCGACGAGCACGAAGGTGCGCCAGGCAGTGCGCTGGCCGGGCGCCAGCAGCGGTCCGGCGCCCGCGACGGCCTTGCCGCCCTTGGTGAACACGGTGTAGCCGCCGGCCTCCGCTGGGGCCACGCGCGCCGACCAGTCGAACAGGCCCATGTAGAAGGACCGGGTCTGCGCGAGGTCCGGGGACCGCACGTCTATCCAGCCCGGGGTGCCCGGTGCCACTGCGCCCATGTGTGCTCCTGGTGCTCGTGCGTGCTCGTTCTCGGCACATCTTCTCAGCACGCACCGAGGTCAGTTCGTGACGGGGCGTGAGAACTGGTTGCGGGTGGGGCCCGCGGTGGACGGTACGCGGCCGTCCCGGGCGGTCGAGCAGCCGGTCCGGCACCCGCCGGATGGCGGTGATCAACTGCGCGACCTTGTGGTTTCGCCCGGGTTCGCTGACCCTGGATCACTCGCTCGGGTGAGGGAACGCGACCACTGGGGAGGAACGCGCATGTCCGCACTCCAACTTCCGCTCAACCGTCCCAATCCACTGGCACTCGCGCCGCTGTACCAGGTGCTGCGCCGGGAGACGCCGGTGGTGCCGGTGATTACCCCGGCCGGCGACCCGGCCTGGCTGGTGCTCGGCTACGAGGAGGTGAAGCAGGTCTTCGCCGATCCCCGGTTCGGCCGGTCCCATCCCGAGCCGGAACGCGCGGGCAGGTTGGCGGAGTCGGCGATGGGCGGTGGCGCCGCCGGTGATCACGAGACGGAGCAGGCCGAGCACGCCCGCATGCGCAGGGCGCTTGGCCCGGCGTTCTCGGTGCCGCGGATGCGTCGGCTGACGGACCGGATCCAGGAGCTGACCGATCGCTGCCTGGACGATCTCGCGGCCGCGGACCAGCCTGCCGACCTGCACCGGCTGGTCTCGTTCCCGTTGCCCGCACTGGCCATCAGCGAACTGCTCGGCGTGCCTGAGGCCGACAGCGCGCATTTCAGCCGCCTGTCCAGGGACCTCGGGCTCTTCGACGATCCGGCGGCCAGTCAGGCCGCGCTGGCCGAGTTCGCCGCCTACACCCTCGGCCTGGCCGCGGCCAAACGCGCGCAGCCGGGTCCGGACGTGCTCTCCGACCTGGTCGCCGACCCCACCATCACCGATGAGGTGGTGGCCCAGCTGGCCATCGCGCTGCTCTTCGCCGGGCACGAGACGACAGCGACCCGGATCGACTTCGGCGTGCTGTGGCTGCTGTCCGATCCGGCCCGGCGGGCGGCGTTCACCGCGGACCCCGACGGCCAGGTTCAGTCCACAGTGGAGGAAGTACTGCGCCTGTCCGCACCGCACGGCCTTGGCCTGCTCCGCTACGCGCACGAGGACGTGGCGATCGGCGGGGTGACCATCGGGCGCGGGGACATGGTGCTGGTGTCCAACGACGCCGCCAACCGGGACACCGCGGTGTTCCCCGACGCCGAGGAGTTCCAGCCCGGCCGGAAACCCAATCCCCACCTGGCTTTCGGCCACGGCAGGCACGTCTGCATCGGCGCCAACCTGGCCCGCGCCCAGCTCCGGATCCTGTTCCCGGCCCTGTTCCGCCGCTTCCCGAACCTGTCCCTGGTCGCCGGGGTGGAGGACCTCCCGCTGGTGACCAACGACCTCACCGGCGGGGTGGCCGAGGTGCTCGTGCGCTGGTGACCGAACTCGGTCGCACCTGTCGCGGACTCGCTCTAGGCTGGCCGGAATGGACGTGTCGACCATTGCCGTGCCCCACACCCTCGCCCACCTCAAGCCACTGCTGCCCCCGCCTCCGGCCCGCATCCTGGAGGCGGGGTGCGGCAGTGGCGCGCTGGCCGCCGCGCTGATCGGACTCGGCTACCGGGTCACCGGCGTGGATCGCAGTCCCGACGTGGTCGCCGCCGCTCGCGAGCGCGGGGTGGAGGTGATCGAGGCCGATGTCAACGAGGTCTCCGGCGAGTACGACGTGGTGCTGTTCACCCGGTCGCTGCACCACGCGGAGGACCTGGACGGCACCCTGGCGCACGCGGCCACCCTGCTCGCGCCGGGCGGGCTGATCGTGCTGGAGGAATTCGCCTGGGAACGGGTGGACCAGCCCGCCGCGCACTTCTACTACGACAACCGAGCCCTGCTCGTCGCCACCGGCGTACTCAAAGCCGAGGTGCCCGAAGGGGACCCGCTCAAGGCCTGGGTCGCCGGCCACGACTTCCTGCACCGGGGCTCCGACATGCTGGACGCCCTCAGCCGAGTCGGCACCAATCTGTCCACAGTAGACACCCCGATGCTGTGGCGCCTGGTATACGGCCGTTCCGGGATCTGGACCGACCCCGCCACCCACGCCACGAGCGCGCTCAACGCGATCCACCAGTCCGAACAACGACGGCTGGACGCAGGCATGATCCCGTCCATCGGCCTGCTGGCCACCGTCCAGCGCTAACGCCGTGTTGGCCGTTCTCGTACGGTGTGTTGGCCGAACTGGACGGTGTGTTGGCCGTTCTCGTACGGTGCTTTGGCCGTTCCGGACGGTGTTGGCGTTCCGGGTGTACCAGTTCGGCCAAGACTGTGTACGACAACGGCCAACACGCCGTCTTTCGGACTACCCGCGGAGCTGGCCGCGGACCGCGCCTGCCGGGTATTCCGTGTTGTGCACGTTGACGTAGAACTGGCCTGGCGTGCGCTTCAGCTCACGCGCCAGTGCCGGGTCCACGTCGGTGCAGGTGCGACTGCGACCCTCGACCGGGGTCTTCAGGTGCAGGGCGACCGGACCGGCGGTGCCGGACTTGCCGCGGTGGATGTGTGCGGCGGTCGGCGCGCCGATCCGGCTCACCGACAGGGAAACGCAGACCTCGCGGTGGCCGATGCGCACCTGGGCGGTGCCGCGGCCGTCGGGGTCGCCGGGGCCGGGGACCTCGGCCGCGCCGGTCAGCCAGGCCGACCGGTAGCTGCCGCCGCCGAGCAGGTTGCCCAGGTCCAGATCGATACCGATGCCAATGCCGATTCCGATGCCGACATCCGGTCCGCGGTCACGGTCCTGGGCGGTGGCGGCGGCCGCGCCGGGGGCGGCGGCGAGCAGCGCCAGGCAGGCGGTTGCTGCCGGGATTGCGAGGGTGCGGATGGACATACGCATGCGGAACGACCTCCGTGATTGTGTTGCCATTGCGTCGATCTGGCCTACGCGTCCGATGATCAGGGCGCGAAGGTCAGACCGGTCACACTGCTCAACAGGGGGGAGATGACGCCGGCCCGGCCGGTGGCCAGGTTGATCCGGACGAGCAGGGTCAGGCCGTGCACGCGCACCACGGCGGCGGCACGGTAGTCCTGGGGCCGGAACGGCCCGGCGCTCGCCTTACCCGAGATGTCGAAACCGTTGACCGCGCTGATGTTCAGGCCCAGCCTGCCGATCGCGGTGAGCTGACCGGTGTTGGGCGAGACCACCGGGGTCTCCCCCGGCAGGCTGCCCTGCTTGACCAGGGTGTCCCGCGCGGAGTCCAGGCCGTACAACGCGGTGCTGGTGGCACCGGCCACGCTGTTGGTGTAACCGGCGGCGGCCACCTTGGGGGCGGGGCCGCCTGCCGGGTAGCTCAACGGGGTGTCGGTGCCCGCGATGGCGCCGGTGTCCGGGTGCAGGCGCAGGTTCTCCCCCGCGTCGGTGACCACCCGGATACGGTCCACGGCTGGGTTGAAGTCGAAGCCGACCGCCTTGCCGCGCAAGGAGATCGGGGCGCCGGTGGCGGTCGCGGCGCCGGTGGCCGGGTTGATCCGGTAGAGCCTGCCCGCCTCGGACAGGGTGTAGAGCGCGCCAGTGGCGGGACGGGTGTCCAGTCCCACCAGGCGTTCGCCGCGGGCCAGGCCGGTGATCCGCTTGCGCTGCTTGGCCAGCAGCGGCAGGTCGGGGTCGTGCCGGGTGAGCACGCCGTCGTTGGTGAGCAGTAACAGATCCCCGGACCGGGCGGCGGCCGGGGCGGCCGCCGCCGTGCCGGTGGTGCCGGCCAGGACCGTGGCCAGCACGGTCGCGCCGGTCACCAACAGGCCGGTGGTCTTTCGCATTCCCACTCCAGTGGTTGAGGGTTGGCGCGGATCCGTTGCCTTACTTGGGCATCAGCACCGAGTCGATCAGGTAAACGGTGGCGTTGGCGGTGTGCACGCCACCGCAGATCACGTTGGCGTCATTGACCTTCAGCGCGTTGCCGGAGCCGGTGACCTTGACCATGCCGGTCTGCACGGTCTTCTGGTCGCCCGCGATCTTGTCCGGCGCGATCTGACCCGGCACCACGTGGTAGGTCAGGATCTTGGTCAGCAGCGCGTCATCGGTCTTGAGCTTCTCGATGGTGGCCGCGTCGATCTTGGCGAAGGCGGAGTCGACCGGCGCGAACACGGTGAACTCACTGCCGTTGAGCGTGGAAACCAGGTTGACCTTCGGGTTCAGCTTGCCGGAGACCGCCGCGACCAGTGTCTTGAGCAGCGGGTTGTTGCTCGCGGCCACGGCCACCGGGTCAGCAGCCATACCGGCAACCGAACCCGGGCCCTGCGGAACCTGCTGGGCATAGCCCGAACAGCCGGAGCCGACCAGGTCACGGGCCGGATCGGCCATCGCGGCCGAGGTGGGGGCGGCGCTGGAGGCGGGGGCGGCCGAGGTGGTGCCGGAGTTGCCGCCGGCCATGTCACCGGAGCCACAGGCCGAGGCGACCAGGGCGAGGGCGGCGACGCCGAAGGTCATCGTGCCGCGACGAATGCTGCGCATCATGACTGTGCTCCATCTCGTGTGCTGAGGCGTCTGTCCGAAGTGGACTGTTCAACGCCGGACATGAGGTTGTTCGGCGCTGGTTCACCGCCGGATCGACCCTCAGGCCAGTCGAGACCTTTTCGTTACATTCGACGTCGCGGCCGAACCGAACCGCCTCGGGGCGCGAACACCTCGCATGCCCCACTCGGACAACCTGATGAGGACCCCGTGCTCACACTCGCGTTGATCGGGCTCATCGGCGGGCTGGTCACCGGCATCTCGCCGTGCATCCTGCCGGTGCTGCCGGTCATCTTCCTCTCCGG contains:
- a CDS encoding DUF4394 domain-containing protein; this translates as MRKTTGLLVTGATVLATVLAGTTGTAAAAPAAARSGDLLLLTNDGVLTRHDPDLPLLAKQRKRITGLARGERLVGLDTRPATGALYTLSEAGRLYRINPATGAATATGAPISLRGKAVGFDFNPAVDRIRVVTDAGENLRLHPDTGAIAGTDTPLSYPAGGPAPKVAAAGYTNSVAGATSTALYGLDSARDTLVKQGSLPGETPVVSPNTGQLTAIGRLGLNISAVNGFDISGKASAGPFRPQDYRAAAVVRVHGLTLLVRINLATGRAGVISPLLSSVTGLTFAP
- a CDS encoding CHRD domain-containing protein encodes the protein MRMSIRTLAIPAATACLALLAAAPGAAAATAQDRDRGPDVGIGIGIGIGIDLDLGNLLGGGSYRSAWLTGAAEVPGPGDPDGRGTAQVRIGHREVCVSLSVSRIGAPTAAHIHRGKSGTAGPVALHLKTPVEGRSRTCTDVDPALARELKRTPGQFYVNVHNTEYPAGAVRGQLRG
- a CDS encoding class I SAM-dependent methyltransferase — its product is MDVSTIAVPHTLAHLKPLLPPPPARILEAGCGSGALAAALIGLGYRVTGVDRSPDVVAAARERGVEVIEADVNEVSGEYDVVLFTRSLHHAEDLDGTLAHAATLLAPGGLIVLEEFAWERVDQPAAHFYYDNRALLVATGVLKAEVPEGDPLKAWVAGHDFLHRGSDMLDALSRVGTNLSTVDTPMLWRLVYGRSGIWTDPATHATSALNAIHQSEQRRLDAGMIPSIGLLATVQR
- a CDS encoding fasciclin domain-containing protein: MMRSIRRGTMTFGVAALALVASACGSGDMAGGNSGTTSAAPASSAAPTSAAMADPARDLVGSGCSGYAQQVPQGPGSVAGMAADPVAVAASNNPLLKTLVAAVSGKLNPKVNLVSTLNGSEFTVFAPVDSAFAKIDAATIEKLKTDDALLTKILTYHVVPGQIAPDKIAGDQKTVQTGMVKVTGSGNALKVNDANVICGGVHTANATVYLIDSVLMPK